The genome window GGTCAGGCGCGGTCAGGAGCCGATCAGACGAGATCGGGCCCGTCGCACCCGGTCCGGCACAGTCAGGCTTGGTCCGGCGCAGTCAGGCCCGGTGAGTTTGGCGGGTCCCGTCGGGCATGTCGGCTCCTGCCAGACTTGCGGGTCCCGCCGGGCATGTCGGATCCCGCCGGACTTGGCGGGACCCGCCGGACTTGGCGGCCCGGCGGGCATGGTGGCTTCCGCCAGACATGCGGCCCCCGCCGGACTTGGTGGCTCCGGCCGGACTTGGTGCCGGTGGGGTTGCCGGTCCCGCCGGGTTGGTGGCGTTAGGCGGGGTTGCGGGACCACCCCCGTTCTCCTCGCACTGCGAGACCCGCGAGTTCAAGGGCGGGGAGCAGGGCGCGCACTTTTCGCAGTGGGAGGCCGGAGTCGCGGGCGAGTTCGTCGGCGCTGGTAGCACCGGACTCGCTTAGGGCGTCGTGCAGTTGCTTGGCGAAGCGGTCGAGGTTGTCGGTGGCCTTGGCCGGAACGGGTAGGTCGGTTGCCGGGCCGACACCGAGCGGGCTCAGGACTTCCCTGACGTGGTCGACGTTCGTCACGAGCAACGCCTTGCCGCTGCGGACCATCTCGTGACAGCCGACGGAACTCTTCGACGTCACCGGACCCGGCACCGCCATGACCGGGCGACCGAGCGCATCGGCGGTGTTGGCGGTGTTGCTCGCTCCGCTGCGCGCGCCTGCCTCCACCACGACGGTGCCCTGCCCGCAGGCGGCGATGAGCCTGTTCCGCACCAGGAAGCGATGCTTTCGCGGTTCGGTGCCTGGGGCGTACTCGCTCACGACGGCGCCCTGCTCGCCGATCGCGCGGAGCAGCATGCTGTGTCCCGACGGATAGTCGATGTCGACACCGCAGGCCAGGAAGGCGATCGTCGGTCGCCCGGCGGCGAGCGCTCCGCGATGCGCCGCGCCGTCGATCCCGTACGCGGCACCGGATACGACGGTGTAGCCCTCGACGGCGAGGCCGTGCGCGAACTCGGCCGCCACGCGCTCGCCATATCCCGAGGCCGCGCGAGCACCGACGATCGCGACGGATGTGCCCAGGGCTTCCGCCAAGGGGATCCGCCCGCGCACCCACAGCGC of Saccharopolyspora erythraea contains these proteins:
- the dprA gene encoding DNA-processing protein DprA encodes the protein MWSMEKAGPPGAEVGDEVLVARAYLSAVAEPPAPALAGFIAAHGACRAAEVVRSGSAPPSVADEVDARREHVSGEAALDAAAMAGLRLVMPEHSDWPHESFESLADACAIGLPGVAAPIALWVRGRIPLAEALGTSVAIVGARAASGYGERVAAEFAHGLAVEGYTVVSGAAYGIDGAAHRGALAAGRPTIAFLACGVDIDYPSGHSMLLRAIGEQGAVVSEYAPGTEPRKHRFLVRNRLIAACGQGTVVVEAGARSGASNTANTADALGRPVMAVPGPVTSKSSVGCHEMVRSGKALLVTNVDHVREVLSPLGVGPATDLPVPAKATDNLDRFAKQLHDALSESGATSADELARDSGLPLRKVRALLPALELAGLAVRGERGWSRNPA